The following are from one region of the Ischnura elegans chromosome X, ioIscEleg1.1, whole genome shotgun sequence genome:
- the LOC124171121 gene encoding THAP domain-containing protein 5-like, with protein MVNKCCVPHCRGNYAGGEKVSVFRFPEDDELKKKWIRRIPRENFIPTAYSRVCIKHFLAHDVYSQTSAFDEKTGKVITVKLPTPRLKAGAVPSVFLGCPSYLSSASSSREEPETKRLRLEMKHLERCIKESEEERRLSEEKVKFKDSCELHNKLGECDWLGNFSIVKRGDELLLCYITTNPFPEIRASVLTIRELYFIECGEIVRFGHPLTLKALYPSNIERQNVKLALQVFNDYVVTALKTLGKDKNLKHHNETAEFVQIISDWWKVVNVKTPRKGIRLKDPLQTPMALDSVGKKMQKGFIKRGQILKVHIPSPSHRDQQQ; from the exons ATGGTGAATAAGTGCTGTGTACCTCACTGCCGAGGCAATTATGCGGGTGGTGAGAAGGTTTCCGTTTTTCGTTTCCCGGAAGACGACGAGCTGAAGAAGAAATGGATTAGGAGAATTCCGAGGGAGAATTTCATTCCTACGGCATATTCTAGG GTATGCATTAAGCATTTCCTGGCTCATGATGTTTACTCACAAACATCCGCCTTTGATGAGAAGACTGGCAAGGTAATTACAGTGAAATTGCCAACACCCAGACTGAAAGCTGGTGCAGTACCTTCTGTTTTCCTTGGCTGCCCGTCTTACTTAAGTTCGGCTTCATCATCACGTGAGGAACCCGAAACGAAGCGACTGAGATTGGAGATGAAGCACCTGGAGAGGTGCATTAAAGAGAGTGAAGAAGAGAGAAGGCTCTCCGAGGAAAAGGTGAAGTTCAAGGATTCATGTGAACTTCATAACAAATTGGGAGAATGTGACTGGTTGggtaatttttccattgtcaaGAGAGGTGATGAATTGCTTCTCTGCTATATCACAACCAATCCTTTTCCAGAAATTAGGGCGAGTGTTTTG ACTATCAGGGAACTTTATTTTATTGAGTGTGGTGAGATTGTTAGGTTTGGGCATCCACTCACCTTGAAAGCACTCTACCCTTCAAACATAGAGAGACAGAATGTGAAGCTGGCGTTGCAAGTGTTTAATGACTATGTGGTAACTGCCCTTAAGACTTTggggaaagataaaaatttgaagcatCATAATGAAACTgctgaatttgttcaaataatttcaGATTGGTGGAAGGTGGTTAATGTAAAGACTCCCAGGAAAGGGATTAGATTAAAAGACCCCTTGCAAACACCTATGGCTTTGGATTCTGTAGGGAAAAAG ATGCAGAAAGGATTCATAAAGCGAGGTCAAATTTTGAAAGTGCATATTCCCTCTCCAAGCCATAGGGATCAGCAGCAATGA